Within Deltaproteobacteria bacterium, the genomic segment AAAACTACGCGCGGCTGGGGCACAAGGCGTACAACTGGGTCGTCAACGCGGACACCCCTCCGTGGGCGCCGCTTTCCAAACCTTTGTCGCAATGCCGGCTGGGATTGGCCGCCTCGGGGGGGATCTACGTCACCGGGCAGGTGGCGTTCCACTACAAGGACGACACCTCGTTCCGGGAGATCCCGACGGACGTCGACACGAAGGAGCTGCGCGCCACCCACTTCGCATACGACCTGTCCGACGCGCGCACGGACCCGAACGTCGTCTTCCCGATCGACACGCTGCGCCGCCTTGTGCGGGAGGGGTTCCTCGGGAGCCTCTCGAGCCGCTTCTACACGTTCATGGGCGGGATCTACTCCTCCCGCCGCGTTTCCGAGGATCTCGCTCCGCGGCTGACGGAGCGCTTCCTCCAGGACGGGGTCGACGCGGTCCTGCTCGTACCCGTTTGACCCGTCTGCCACCAGTCCGTGGGACTGGTCGCAAGGCACGCGGAGGCCGCCGGGATCCCGACGCTTTGCATGACGAGCGCGCAGGACATCACGCGGGCGGTCAACCCTCCCCGCGCGGCGTTCCTCGACTTCCCCCTCGGGCACACGACCGGCAAGCCGCACGAGCCCGATCTGCAGCGTCAAATCCTCGTCGAGGCGCTCTCGTCCTTCGAGACGATGACGGCCCCGGGCTCCATGAAGGAGCTTCCGTTCCGCTGGTCGGAGGACGAGGAGTGGAAAGCGAAGGCGTTCGCGGAAGGGGACGACCGGACGCCCCGCCACGACACCCCGCAGTACCAGGACGAGGAGGACCGTCGCCGGGCGGAACAAGGGGGTTCCCCCTCCTGCCCCGTCTGCCGATCCTGATAGTCGCACCCCGGAGAACGCGATGAAGATCCTGCTGCTGGAGAACATTCACCCCGACGCGGGAGCGTTTTTCGCGGCCGCCGGGCATGCCGTGGAGCGGGTGCCGCACAGCCCCGCCCGGAAGGTGCTCGCTCAG encodes:
- a CDS encoding glycine/betaine/sarcosine/D-proline family reductase selenoprotein B, with the protein product MGPVDYIPRIRENYARLGHKAYNWVVNADTPPWAPLSKPLSQCRLGLAASGGIYVTGQVAFHYKDDTSFREIPTDVDTKELRATHFAYDLSDARTDPNVVFPIDTLRRLVREGFLGSLSSRFYTFMGGIYSSRRVSEDLAPRLTERFLQDGVDAVLLVPV